From the genome of Spinacia oleracea cultivar Varoflay chromosome 2, BTI_SOV_V1, whole genome shotgun sequence, one region includes:
- the LOC110788994 gene encoding uncharacterized protein isoform X2: MQEFSATVASHIRFLLQSLNGSNSDSVLQELCQFTEQGLEGSLLIMQSLLDFMNIFETEAKNVHLHPVISSVFRFILDKPNFSTVLCQSLRKLTVRDGFLENLSNALGLSLSEKIAVGLAFSESENSDARLVGTNFCMRQIEGLFANPSTIESTEKIQNIFMFLHRCEGLSKHVDTFTQMLSLMPLKEGVPFILAPMVPDDLNETKFLSDCRSMDLFYDSNEDDFDAIVAEMEKEISMADVMKELGYGCTISASKCKEILSLFMPLTEASIARILGIVVRSHAGLEENTSTFSSFLSAIGSNPLSDLPFLSSWDVNVLVETIKQLAAETNWVGVMENLDHEGFYIPNENAFTFFMTIFKHACQDSFPLHAICGSVWKNSEGQLSFLKYAVSAPSESFTFAHSIRQLVYVDSVHGLQSQPGQSNYAWLCLDLVDVLCQLAERGHAATIQSMLEYPLKHCPEVLLLGVAQIHTTYNLLQHEVSSTVLPMIIANAGSKGVILHLWHINHYLVLRGFADVLANDPDSIHRILDICQETKILNHVLERMPFSFAIKLAAVASHKELLDLERWLSDNLMTSKDTFFKECFKYVKEVQSQIVSEENSNRLHQTASSANPGSQSSLVILKVLKANAQATTSKSLCDEIEKMHVSLMNGSLVQQNDGVTDLSTSAIETEANSYFQRMFSERFTIDEMVQMLACFKESSDKREQSIFECMISNLFEEYRFFPKYPERQLGIAAVLFGSIIKHQLVTHLTLGIALRCVLDALRKPADSKMFVFGTKALEQFINRLDEWPQYCNHILQISHLRGTHLELVAYIEGVLARQSHGGNGPVDQLNITSLGATVNEITGSTTSQLGQPLSSPLPIQPRPPVLVDDGNKVASSMNSFTKPLVASSAQSNATSLADAVGISKTPSPLAASGMLSSSQGVPRSRGGFGSALSIETLLVAAERRETPIEAPSTDVQDKLSFMFNNIGPSTVEKKATEFLELIKEDCYPWFAQYMVMRRASVEPNYQEMYLKFLDKINSKALYKEIVQETYENCKVLLGSELIKSSAEERSLLKNMGSWLGRLTIGRNQVLRSRDIDPKSLIMEAYEKGLMIAVIPFTSKILEPCQSSLAYQPPNPWTMGILALLAEIYAMPNLKMNLKFDIEVLFKNLGVQIKEVTPTSLLRDRVRVVEGNPDFSNKEFVAPQPPISSEDQVAIPEPMEPPKPQLPVPISPYVVPAEDDKGGSMGFSDQLPSAQGLLQSTGSQSPYSMAQLPPTIPSLGAHVVVNSKLNTMGLHGHFQRVLPLAMDRAIKEIVPGIVQRSVSIASQTTKELVIKDYALESAESRIYNAAHLMVASLSGSLAHVTCKEPLRGSISSQLRNMLQGVNIGSEILEQYVQLVTNDNLDLGCAMIEQAAQEKAVQTIDAEISQQLSMRRKHRESPGSSIYDASIYAQGAMGVLPETLRPTPGRLSVSQQRVYEDFVRLPWQNQQSSQSANTTLVAHSPSPAGGSFPRTLSASSGQLSANVYSSGLGNTSYGVGAQPVDLVSEELEPSSTQILSTASLSQIRTSDNVGSQRTEIDSTLVSSSGVPAMESQPVESAASIKESGITSQSPPQGSAPLVSSLAEPSLTTGDALDKYQLVALKLETALTSEGGEAEFQSIVSEVPQIILRCVSRDEAGLAVAQKVFKALYENGGSGLHTAAHLAILAAIRDVCKLVVKELTSWVIYSDEERKFNKDITVGLIRRELLNLAEYNIHMAKLLDAGRNKIATEFAVSLLQTLVNEEPKVISELQTLVEALSKLAARPGSPELLQQLVETAKIPAATVGGITSPSTGKDDKNRQARDKKVSQSVASRGEYNNVEIMEPDAASFQKQVSLLFAEWYRLSELPLGTDAQCIRFILQLHQNGLLRGDDITDRFFRVLLEISVSHFGEVMQSTPQVQSSFLAIDIYAKLVYSILKHCPVDQGSGKLFLLPKILTITVRSIQKDADEKKEEFNPRPYYRLFINWLLDFGSLDLVHEGVNFQVLSAFANAFHTLQPLKVPAFSFAWLELVSHRTFMPKLLAANSQKGWPFLHRLLVDLFQFMEPFLRNAEMGDLIRFLYKGTLRVLLVLLHDFPEFLCDFHFSFCDVIPPSCIQMRNIILSAFPRNMRLPDPSTPNLKIDLLEEMSQAPRILSEVEAALKAKQMKADVDEFLRTMQSSPFLSDLKQRLLLSPSEASHAGTCYNVPLINSLVLYVGMQAVQLLQSRNRSQPQPVSSDPLAVKAALDIFQTLMKDLDTEGRYLFLNAIANQLRYPNTHTHYFSVILLYLFSDANQEIVQEQITRVLLERLIVNRPHPWGLLITFIELIKNPGYNFWNRTFTRCAPEIEKLFESVSRSCGGPKPVNESMVGSGGLSDNAH, translated from the exons ATGCAGGAGTTTTCAGCGACGGTCGCCAGCCATATCCGCTTCCTTCTGCAGAGCTTGAATGGATCCAACTCTGATTCTGTGCTTCAAGAGCTTTGTCAG TTCACCGAACAAGGTTTGGAAGGAAGCTTATTGATCATGCAGAGTTTGTTGGACTTTATGAATATATTTGAGACAGAGGCAAAGAATGTTCATCTGCACCCAGTTATATCGTCAGTTTTTAGATTCATATTGGATAAACCGAATTTCAGTACTGTTCTCTGCCAGTCCCTTCGAAAGCTTACAGTTAGAGATGGATTCCTCGAAAATTTATCAAATGCATTAGGTCTCtcactttctgaaaaaattgCTGTTGGTCTTGCATTTTCAGAGTCAGAAAATTCTGATGCCAGACTGGTTG GGACAAATTTCTGCATGAGACAGATCGAGGGGTTGTTTGCGAATCCTAGCACCATTGAATCAACTGAGAAAATCCAGAATATTTTTATGTTCCTTCACCGATGTGAGGGCCTCTCAAAGCATGTAGATACTTTTACACAGATGTTGAGTTTAATGCCTCTGAAAGAGGGCGTGCCATTTATTTTGGCTCCCATGGTCCCAGACGACCTGAATGAGACCAAATTTCTCAG TGACTGCAGGAGCATGGATTTGTTCTATGATTCCAATGAAGACGACTTTGATGCTATTGTTGCCGAAATGGAGAAGGAGATCAGTATGGCTGATGTCATGAAAGAACTAGGCTATGGATGCACCATCAGTGCTTCAAAATGCAAGGAAATATTGTCTCTTTTTATGCCACTAACTGAAGCAAGCATTGCCAGGATACTGGGCATTGTTGTCCGTTCTCATGCTGGTCTCGAGGAAAACACATCTACTTTTTCGTCATTCCTCTCAGCAATTGGAAGCAACCCTTTGTCTGATCTTCCATTTCTCAGTTCCTGGGATGTCAATGTCCTTGTCGAGACAATTAAACAACTT GCAGCTGAAACCAACTGGGTTGGAGTTATGGAGAATCTGGACCACGAGGGATTTTACATTCCTAACGAGAATGCTTTTACATTTTTCATGACCATTTTCAAGCATGCCTGTCAG GATTCCTTCCCCCTCCATGCTATTTGTGGTTCAGTTTGGAAGAATTCTGAGGGGCAACTATCCTTTCTGAAGTACGCGGTATCTGCGCCATCTGAATCATTTACCTTTGCCCATTCAATTAGGCAACTG GTGTATGTTGATTCAGTACATGGTCTACAATCTCAACCTGGACAGTCCAATTATGCATGGTTATGTCTTGATCTTGTTGATGTATTGTGCCAATTAGCTGAGAGGGGTCATGCGGCTACAATCCAGTCAATGCTTGAATATCCACTTAAGCATTGCCCTGAAGTACTACTACTTGGGGTAGCACAAATCCAT ACCACTTATAATCTTCTTCAGCATGAAGTTTCCTCTACTGTTCTACCGATGATAATTGCTAATGCTGGCAGTAAGGGAGTAATCCTTCACCTCTGGCACATCAACCATTATTTGGTATTGCGTGGATTTGCTGATGTTCTAGCTAATGATCCAGACAGCATTCACAGGATTTTAGATATATGCCAGGAAACAAAG ATTCTCAACCATGTCTTGGAGCGGATGCCTTTTTCTTTTGCTATCAAACTTGCAGCAGTTGCTTCTCACAAGGAGCTTTTAGATCTCGAGAGATGGCTGAGTGATAATTTAATGACAAGTAAAGACACCTTTTTTAAG GAGTGCTTCAAGTATGTTAAAGAGGTTCAGAGCCAAATAGTATCAGAAGAGAATTCTAACAGGCTGCATCAAACTGCTTCATCTGCTAATCCTGGCTCCCAGAGTTCTTTGGTCATCTTGAAG GTCCTTAAAGCCAATGCCCAAGCAACGACTTCCAAAAGTCTTTGTGATGAAATTGAAAAAATGCATGTATCGCTGATGAATGGCAGTTTGGTTCAGCAGAATGACGGAGTTACTGATTTATCCACCTCAGCTATTGAAACAGAGGCAAATTCCTATTTCCAGCGCATGTTTTCTGAACGGTTTACTATTGATGAGATGGTTCAAATGCTTGCATGTTTCAAAGAATCCTCTGATAAAAG GGAACAATCTATTTTTGAGTGCATGATCTCCAATCTGTTTGAAGAATATAGATTTTTCCCTAAATACCCCGAGAGACAGCTTGGAATTGCTGCTGTATTATTTG GCTCTATCATCAAGCATCAGCTAGTAACACATCTGACACTTGGTATTGCACTACGTTGTGTTTTGGACGCTTTGCGAAAGCCTGCAGATTCTAAG ATGTTTGTGTTTGGTACCAAAGCACTGGAGCAGTTTATCAATCGTCTGGATGAGTGGCCCCAATATTGCAATCATATCTTGCAGATATCTCACCTGCGTGGTACTCATCTAGAACTTGTTGCGTACATTGAAGGGGTTCTTGCCCGACAATCACATGGTGGAAATGGTCCTGTTGACCAACTAAATATCACTTCTCTGGGAGCAACAGTCAATGAG ATAACTGGATCGACTACTTCACAGTTGGGGCAGCCACTTTCCTCTCCTTTGCCAATTCAACCTCGCCCCCCAGTGCTGGTAGATGATGGAAATAAAGTTGCTTCAAGTATGAATAGCTTCACAAAGCCACTTGTAGCTAGTTCGGCTCAATCTAATGCTACATCTTTAGCTGATGCAGTTGGCATTTCAAAG ACTCCGAGTCCACTGGCTGCATCTGGAATGCTGTCGTCTTCTCAAGGAGTTCCTCGTAGCCGAGGAG GGTTTGGTTCTGCATTGAGCATAGAGACCCTGCTTGTTGCTGCAGAACGAAGAGAAACTCCAATAGAG GCTCCATCGACTGACGTTCAGGACAAACTTTCATTCATGTTCAATAACATCGGTCCTTCTACTGTGGAAAAGAAGGCCACCGAATTTTTAGAACTTATAAAAGAGGATTGTTATCCCTGGTTTGCTCAATATATGGTGATGAGAAG AGCTAGTGTTGAGCCGAATTATCAAGAAATGTATCTGAAGTTTCTGGACAAGATCAATTCAAAAGCGCTGTATAAGGAAATAGTTCAAGAGACATATGAGAACTGCAAG GTTCTTTTGGGCTCTGAGCTCATAAAATCAAGTGCTGAAGAGCGCTCTTTGCTAAAGAATATGGGGAGCTGGCTTGGGAGACTTACAATTGGACGGAATCAAGTTCTTAGGTCTCGTGATATTGATCCTAAGTCTTTGATTATGGAG GCTTACGAGAAAGGATTGATGATTGCTGTGATTCCTTTCACCTCCAAG ATATTGGAACCTTGTCAAAGCAGTCTAGCTTATCAGCCTCCAAATCCTTGGACAATGGGGattcttgccttgcttgctgagATATATGCAATGCCAAACCTAAAGATGAATCTTAAATTTGACATCGAG GTGCTGTTTAAAAACCTTGGTGTTCAGATAAAAGAAGTGACTCCCACTTCTCTTTTACGGGACCGTGTGCGGGTTGTTGAAGGAAATCCTGATTTTTCAAACAAAGAGTTTGTTGCACCACAACCTCCAATTTCTTCTGAAGATCAAGTTGCAATACCAGAGCCCATGGAGCCTCCTAAACCCCAGCTTCCTGTTCCAATTTCTCCG TATGTTGTTCCTGCGGAGGATGATAAAGGAGGGAGTATGGGGTTTTCTGATCAGCTTCCTTCAGCTCAAGGACTGCTACAATCTACTGGTTCTCAGTCGCCATATAGCATGGCTCAG TTACCTCCAACAATTCCTAGTCTTGGAGCACATGTCGTTGTGAATTCGAAGCTTAATACTATGGGCCTACACGGGCACTTTCAGAG AGTGCTCCCACTTGCTATGGATAGAGCTATTAAAGAAATCGTGCCTGGTATAGTGCAGCGTAGTGTTTCCATTGCTTCTCAAACTACTAAGGAGCTTGTTATTAAG GATTATGCCTTGGAATCAGCTGAGAGTCGCATATATAATGCTGCACATCTGATGGTTGCTAGTCTTTCTGGTAGCCTAGCTCATGTGACTTGCAAG GAACCTTTGCGTGGCTCAATATCTAGTCAGCTACGCAACATGCTTCAAGGAGTGAACATTGGAAGTGAAATTTTAGAACAGTATGTGCAGCTCGTTACTAATGATAACCTCGATTTGGGTTGTGCAATGATTGAACAAGCAGCACAAGAAAAG GCTGTGCAAACAATTGACGCGGAAATCTCTCAACAATTATCTATGAGAAGGAAGCACAGAGAAAGTCCTGGTTCCTCGATATACGATGCTAGCATATATGCACAAGGTGCGATGGGCGTCTTGCCAGAAACTCTTCGTCCTACCCCTGGGCGCTTATCTGTTTCCCAGCAACGTGTTTATGAG GATTTTGTGAGGCTTCCCTGGCAAAATCAACAGTCGAGTCAAAGTGCTAATACTACATTGGTTGCTCACTCTCCTTCCCCTGCTGGTGGGAGCTTCCCCCGCACTTTAAGTGCTTCTTCAGGACAACTAAGTGCGAATGTCTATTCCTCTGGACTAGGGAATACTAGTTATGGTGTTGGTGCTCAGCCTGTTGATCTTGTTTCTGAAGAGTTGGAACCATCTTCAACACAGATACTAAG CACTGCTTCTCTTAGCCAGATTAGAACTTCTGATAATGTGGGTTCCCAGCGCACTGAGATTGATTCAACCCTGGTGTCTTCTTCTGGTGTTCCAGCCATGGAATCACAACCAGTTGAATCCGCTGCAAGTATTAAG GAATCTGGAATAACCTCTCAATCACCACCACAGGGATCTGCGCCTTTAGTATCTAGTCTCGCAGAACCTTCATTAACTACTGGAGATGCACTGGACAAATACCAGTTAGTTGCACTGAAG CTGGAAACTGCGCTAACTAGTGAGGGCGGAGAAGCGGAATTTCAG TCTATTGTTTCGGAGGTTCCACAGATCATACTAAGATGTGTCAGTCGAGATGAAGCTGGTTTAGCTGTCGCACAAAAG GTTTTCAAAGCTTTGTATGAGAATGGAGGTAGTGGTTTGCACACTGCTGCTCATCTTGCAATTCTAGCTGCAATTCGTGATGTGTGCAAGCTTGTGGTGAAGGAGCTTACAAGCTGG GTGATTTATTCGGACGAGGAACGGAAGTTCAATAAGGATATTACTGTTGGCCTGATAAGAAGGGAGTTATTGAACTTggctgaatataatattcatatGGCAAAGCTTCTTGATGCGGGAAGGAACA AAATTGCGACAGAGTTTGCTGTTTCACTTCTCCAAACGTTGGTGAATGAAGAACCTAAGGTCATTTCGGAGCTTCAGACTTTAGTTGAAGCCCTGTCTAAG CTTGCTGCGAGGCCTGGGTCACCTGAGTTGTTGCAACAACTAGTTGAAACGGCAAAAATCCCAGCTGCTACTGTTGGTGGCATTACCAGTCCTAGTACCGGAAAGGATGATAAGAACAGACAAGCAAGAGATAAAAAG GTTTCTCAATCTGTGGCAAGTAGGGGAGAATACAACAATGTAGAAATCATGGAGCCAGATGCCGCTAGTTTTCAGAAGCAG GTTTCTCTACTTTTTGCAGAGTGGTACCGGCTATCTGAACTTCCTCTTGGAACTGATGCTCAGTGTATAAGATTCATTTTACAGCTACATCAAAATGGTTTACTCAGAGGGGATGACATAACAGACCGCTTCTTCCGGGTTCTTTTG GAAATCTCTGTGTCACATTTTGGTGAGGTGATGCAATCAACTCCACAAGTGCAGTCCTCCTTCCTCGCCATTGATATTTACGCTAAATTAGTATATTCAATCTTGAAG CATTGTCCAGTGGATCAAGGATCAGGCAAACTCTTTCTCTTAccaaag ATTTTAACTATAACTGTGAGATCAATTCAAAAAGATGCCGATGAAAAGAAAGAGGAATTTAATCCTAGGCCTTACTATAGGCTCTTTATTAATTGGCTGTTAGACTTCGGTTCGTTAGACCTTGTGCACGAAGGTGTTAATTTCCAG GTTTTATCAGCTTTTGCAAATGCATTCCATACCTTGCAGCCTCTTAAAGTACCTGCTTTCAG CTTTGCATGGCTTGAGCTAGTTAGTCACCGAACTTTCATGCCTAAATTGCTTGCTGCCAACTCACAGAAGGGGTGGCCCTTTCTTCATCGTTTATTAGTAGACTTATTCCAGTTCATGGAGCCTTTCTTGAGGAACGCTGAAATGGGAGATTTG ATACGCTTTCTGTACAAAGGAACTCTGAGAGTGCTGCTGGTGCTGCTGCATGATTTTCCAGAATTCTTGTGCGACTTTCATTTTAGTTTTTGTGATGTCATACCTCCCAGCTGCATACAGATGCGAAATATTATCCTCAGTGCTTTTCCTCGCAACATGAGACTTCCAGATCCTTCAACTCCAAACTTGAAG ATTGATTTGCTGGAAGAGATGAGCCAAGCACCTCGTATATTGTCCGAAGTCGAAGCAGCTCTGAAGGCAAAGCAGATGAAAGCTGATGTTGATGAGTTTCTCAGG ACAATGCAATCATCCCCATTTCTGAGTGATTTGAAGCAGAGATTACTACTTTCGCCTAGTGAGGCTTCCCATGCTGGGACCTGTTACAATGTACCTCTGATCAATTCACTTGTGCTGTATGTTGGGATGCAG GCAGTTCAGCTGCTTCAGTCACGGAACCGGTCACAACCTCAGCCAGTTAGCAGTGATCCGTTGGCAGTCAAAGCAGCATTAGATATATTTCAAACTTTAATGAAGGATCTGGATACTGAAGGCCGCTATCTATTTCTAAATGCGATTGCTAACCAGTTGCGTTATCCCAATACTCACACACATTACTTCTCCGTCATCCTCCTCTATTTATTTTCTGATGCTAATCAG GAGATCGTTCAGGAACAGATAACCCGAGTACTGTTGGAAAGACTAATTGTTAATAGGCCACATCCATGGGGACTGCTGATTACATTCATTGAACTAATCAAG AACCCTGGATATAATTTCTGGAACCGTACCTTCACAAGGTGTGCACCTGAAATAGAAAAATTGTTCGAGTCGGTTTCCAGATCATGTGGGGGTCCAAAGCCTGTTAATGAGAGCATGGTTGGCTCAGGAGGATTGTCCGATAACGCTCATTGA